The Nitrosomonas sp. PY1 genomic sequence TTGCGATATTTCCAGTTGGATACCAGAACCGCTATAGCCACCCACACCCTGATGTTTTAATGCGCTATCTCAATGAAAACATACCCTCGTTCCGCAGTGACATACACGGTGCCGTTTTGATACGTTTCGCTGACAATCACCATAGCGTCGATCATTGGCGGGCATTACACAAACGCTATTGGCATCATATCCAGTAAACCAGACGATACGCGACACCTACATCCCAATGGCATCCTTGAATCATGCATCGATATTTACGCATTGATTATCGCCAGAAACTCATCGCATACGCCAATTGCGATCAATCAAGTTATGAAAAATTTATATTCAATATTCATTCGCCCAATAATAGGATTACCTGCAATATCTCTCCCGTCGAGTTTGATTTGGCGTATTATCATTAGCGAGAGGAATCAATTCGTGTGAATAGCCTTCGAAAAACACGCGATGATTCAAGACGACGAAACTAAATCTTTATATAACCAACAATAAAAGCATTATTTGTTGATTGTTCATTGATAGGAGTTTTCTTGTGTCAAAATACATTGTATGGTTTGATCAGTTGACGATGAAAAACGTAGACTTGGTCGGCGGGAAAAATGCTTCGCTGGGAGAAATGATCAGTCATCTTTCTCAAGCAGGCGTTAATGTACCAACGGGTTTTGCCACCACGACCCAAGCTTATCGGGAATTCCTGGTTGATAATGGACTGATTGATCGCATCAATCGTGCATTAGATACCTTGGATGTTGACGATATCAATGCACTGACAACCACAGGTAAGACAATCCGTTCCTGGGTGCTTGACGCGGCACTACCGGACGCCATTTTTCATGCAATATCACAAGCCTATGAAGAGCTTGTCGCCAATAGCGGCAATCATGATGATATTTCGTTTGCGGTGCGCTCATCGGCAACTGCTGAAGATCTGGCAGATGCATCGTTTGCCGGTCAGCAGGAAACGTTGCTGAATGTTCACGGAATTGATCAAATTATTGCTGCGATCAAAATTGTGTTTGCATCACTATATAATGACCGGGCGATCGCTTATCGCGTCCATCAAAAATTTCCACACGATAAAGTACTTCTATCGGCTGGCGTTCAAAAAATGGTGCGCAGCGACCTGGGTGCCAGCGGCGTAATGTTCACGCTCGATACCGAATCCGGATTCCGGGATGCTATTTTTATTACATCCGCCTATGGTTTAGGTGAAACGATTGTGCAGGGCACTGTCAATCCCGATGAATTCTATGTTTATAAACGCAATTTGACACTAGGTCATCCTGCGATTCTCTCCCGGCGGCTCGGCACCAAAGCCATCGAGATGATCTATGGCGACAAAAAAAACATCAATGATACATTCACGCTGACGCGTCATGTCGAAGCCGAACGCTGCTCCCGTTTTTCTTTATCGGACAATCAGGTGGAAGCGCTGGCGCGTCAAGCCATGATTATTGAGCAACATTATGGCCGTCCGATGGACATTGAATGGGCTTTGGACGGGATGGATGGACAGTTATACATCGTACAAGCACGCCCCGAAACGGTTGAAAGCCGCTCCAGCCAAGTCATCGAACGATTCAAGCTAAATGACCCAGGAAACGTGCTGGTCGAAGGCCGCGCGATAGGCCATAAAATTGGCCAGGGCACAGCTCGCTTGATCACGGGTACCGATCAGATGCATGAAATTCAGTCCGGCGATGTATTAGTGACCGATATGACCGACCCGGACTGGGAGCCTATTATGAAACGAGCCTCTGCGATAGTGACCAATCGCGGAGGACGCACTTGTCATGCAGCGATTATTGCACGTGAAATGGGAATTCCCGCGGTGGTGGGTTGTGGCGACGCAACGGTGCGTATTCAGGATAATTCCACGGTTACGGTTTCTTGTGCCGAAGGGGATGTGGGATACGTGTATGCTGGATTATTGCGTTACGAGCACACTACCGCCAACACCGGCAAATTACCGGATTTACCGGTAAAGATCATGATGAATATCGGCAATCCGTCGCATGCTTTTGCATTCTCCCGCATCCCCAATCAAGGAGTTGGGCTTGCCCGATTAGAGTTCATCATCAACAACATGATCGGCATTCATCCCAAAGCGCTCTTGGAGTTTGATCAATTACCCGATACGTTGAAAACTGAAATTGGCAAGCGCATCGCGGGATATGCAAATCCGGTCAATTTTTACGTGAATAAGCTGACCGAAGGCATTGCCACATTAGCAGCCGCTTTCTATCCACATCCTGTGATTGTACGCACATCCGATTTCAAGTCGAATGAGTATGCTAACTTGATTGCTGGCAGCCGTTATGAGCCGGACGAAGAAA encodes the following:
- the ppsA gene encoding phosphoenolpyruvate synthase codes for the protein MSKYIVWFDQLTMKNVDLVGGKNASLGEMISHLSQAGVNVPTGFATTTQAYREFLVDNGLIDRINRALDTLDVDDINALTTTGKTIRSWVLDAALPDAIFHAISQAYEELVANSGNHDDISFAVRSSATAEDLADASFAGQQETLLNVHGIDQIIAAIKIVFASLYNDRAIAYRVHQKFPHDKVLLSAGVQKMVRSDLGASGVMFTLDTESGFRDAIFITSAYGLGETIVQGTVNPDEFYVYKRNLTLGHPAILSRRLGTKAIEMIYGDKKNINDTFTLTRHVEAERCSRFSLSDNQVEALARQAMIIEQHYGRPMDIEWALDGMDGQLYIVQARPETVESRSSQVIERFKLNDPGNVLVEGRAIGHKIGQGTARLITGTDQMHEIQSGDVLVTDMTDPDWEPIMKRASAIVTNRGGRTCHAAIIAREMGIPAVVGCGDATVRIQDNSTVTVSCAEGDVGYVYAGLLRYEHTTANTGKLPDLPVKIMMNIGNPSHAFAFSRIPNQGVGLARLEFIINNMIGIHPKALLEFDQLPDTLKTEIGKRIAGYANPVNFYVNKLTEGIATLAAAFYPHPVIVRTSDFKSNEYANLIAGSRYEPDEENPMIGFRGASRYLAPAFRDCFELECQALRTVRDDMKLTNVEIMIPFCRTLTEAEQVTQLLATQGLIRGKNGLRLIMMCEIPSNAVLAEEFLQYFDGFSIGSNDMTQLTLGIDRDSSLVSHLFDERNPAIKKLLKMAIDACHQQGKYIGICGQGPSDYPDFASWLFEQKISSLSLNPDSVVKTWLDLAKLHRD